A DNA window from Bdellovibrio sp. BCCA contains the following coding sequences:
- a CDS encoding NADPH-dependent FMN reductase, which produces MPVRKVAVIVGSLRKESFNRKMAKVLLGLAPSSLKLEIVEIGDLPLYNQDLDDENRPPEIWQKFRTQIKGYEGVLFVTPEYNRSIPGVLKNAIDVGSRPYGKSVWEGKPAAVVSVSPGAIGGFGANHHLRQCMVFLNMPAMQQPEAYIANAAKVFKDDGSLAQDETRKFLEKFMKSFAEWVELHCEEIRPGHS; this is translated from the coding sequence ATGCCTGTCAGAAAAGTCGCCGTTATCGTGGGAAGTCTTCGCAAGGAATCATTCAATCGTAAAATGGCGAAAGTTCTTCTGGGTCTTGCGCCATCGTCACTAAAACTTGAGATCGTCGAAATCGGGGATCTGCCGCTTTACAATCAAGACCTCGACGATGAAAATCGGCCTCCCGAAATCTGGCAGAAGTTCAGAACGCAAATCAAAGGTTATGAAGGCGTTCTTTTCGTCACACCCGAATACAATCGTTCTATTCCCGGTGTTTTGAAAAACGCTATCGACGTGGGGTCTCGTCCTTACGGAAAAAGTGTCTGGGAGGGGAAACCCGCCGCCGTGGTGAGCGTTTCTCCAGGAGCCATCGGTGGCTTTGGCGCCAACCATCATCTTCGCCAGTGCATGGTGTTCTTGAATATGCCAGCGATGCAGCAACCGGAAGCTTACATCGCCAACGCGGCGAAAGTTTTTAAAGACGACGGATCTTTAGCCCAAGATGAAACGCGTAAGTTTTTAGAAAAATTTATGAAATCTTTTGCGGAGTGGGTGGAGTTGCATTGTGAAGAAATTCGACCCGGGCATTCTTAA
- a CDS encoding MerR family transcriptional regulator: MKNWLTISEFGERTGLSIKALRLYEEKEILSPHTRSESRYRVYTTEQISAAKRIVHYKHLGFPLEQIKTLLRETNEQSLQELLEARLCESRKSVSQMQQQIKSLESILTSLKQDKELSETERSQVMENIIEISENNLKRKGVVDELALLHMREEISLYSHEKKQVITGIRQIIEYAKKENILLGPGRGNSAGSLVLFGEGYSKRNPMDYGLLPELFSATKFVWLDVEYSRHQEIGRMCDELTQKTGVEVIAFRSPLLDIFKSLEKQIGKVEFNSFSDYDPIILQAPKNGTRGLFWLDWSPNFHAHQNSSVEWREKSRWKNEELEGFFKVNSFQGPMDYMVQDCLMSLGMREAFFAYPRMEAACPNSLPELKDTKGLLIFREDWLKIFARTTGVSILEANRIQRAIANNENSLEVSALEKVNDTETRKLLLSSCKKVYSKAHSVNGWLQYKQTAILKGLWPKEYIATLEAWEKEHGLVWFEFGYKPTPHEFYLKA; the protein is encoded by the coding sequence ATGAAGAACTGGCTTACTATCAGCGAATTTGGCGAACGCACGGGGCTTTCCATTAAAGCGCTGCGCCTCTATGAGGAGAAGGAGATTTTATCTCCCCACACTCGGAGTGAAAGCCGTTACCGCGTTTACACGACTGAGCAAATCTCAGCGGCGAAACGCATTGTGCACTACAAACATCTTGGTTTTCCGCTGGAGCAAATCAAGACGTTGTTGCGCGAAACGAACGAGCAATCACTGCAAGAACTTCTGGAAGCGCGCCTTTGCGAGAGCCGCAAAAGTGTCTCGCAAATGCAGCAACAGATAAAAAGCCTGGAATCCATTTTGACCTCTTTAAAACAAGACAAGGAATTGTCAGAGACTGAGAGGAGTCAAGTTATGGAGAACATCATAGAAATCAGTGAGAACAATCTAAAAAGAAAAGGCGTTGTCGATGAGCTTGCGCTCTTACACATGCGCGAAGAAATCTCGCTTTATTCCCATGAGAAAAAGCAAGTTATTACTGGAATTCGTCAAATTATCGAATACGCAAAAAAAGAAAATATTCTTTTGGGCCCTGGGCGCGGAAATTCAGCAGGGAGTCTGGTTTTATTTGGCGAAGGCTATTCCAAAAGAAATCCGATGGATTATGGACTGTTGCCGGAACTTTTCAGTGCCACCAAATTTGTTTGGCTGGATGTTGAGTATTCCCGTCACCAAGAAATTGGTCGAATGTGCGATGAGCTCACACAAAAAACGGGCGTTGAAGTCATCGCCTTTCGAAGTCCGCTTTTAGATATTTTTAAATCCCTTGAAAAACAAATCGGCAAAGTGGAATTTAATTCTTTTTCCGACTATGATCCGATAATTTTACAAGCTCCTAAAAATGGCACGCGAGGTCTCTTCTGGCTCGATTGGAGTCCCAACTTCCACGCGCATCAAAATAGCTCTGTCGAATGGCGCGAAAAATCTCGATGGAAGAATGAGGAGCTTGAAGGGTTCTTCAAGGTAAATAGCTTCCAAGGCCCTATGGATTATATGGTTCAAGACTGTTTAATGTCGTTAGGAATGCGTGAGGCGTTTTTTGCTTACCCACGAATGGAGGCCGCTTGTCCAAACTCTTTACCGGAACTGAAGGACACTAAAGGCTTGTTAATATTCCGTGAGGATTGGCTTAAAATTTTCGCAAGAACAACGGGAGTCTCAATTCTTGAGGCGAACAGAATTCAAAGAGCGATCGCTAATAATGAAAACTCTCTTGAGGTCTCTGCTCTTGAGAAGGTGAATGACACTGAAACTAGAAAATTATTACTTTCTAGTTGTAAGAAGGTCTACTCAAAAGCCCATTCGGTGAATGGCTGGCTTCAGTACAAGCAGACTGCGATTTTAAAAGGACTTTGGCCAAAAGAGTACATCGCGACACTTGAGGCTTGGGAAAAAGAGCACGGCCTCGTTTGGTTTGAATTTGGATACAAACCCACTCCTCACGAATTTTATTTAAAAGCTTAG
- the rpsR gene encoding 30S ribosomal protein S18 yields the protein MKKTTRSKYRQEFSGDHVFDYKDPASLTRFIGDGGKITPSRISKLSVAQQKKVAAAVKKARNLGLLPSGSDSYDNFHRAEAISPVPFEI from the coding sequence ATGAAAAAGACAACTCGTAGCAAATACCGTCAGGAATTCTCAGGCGATCACGTATTCGATTACAAAGATCCAGCTTCTTTGACACGTTTTATCGGTGACGGTGGTAAAATCACTCCATCTAGAATCTCTAAGCTTAGCGTAGCTCAACAAAAGAAAGTTGCTGCTGCAGTTAAGAAAGCTCGTAACCTAGGCCTATTGCCTTCTGGTTCTGATTCTTACGATAATTTCCACAGAGCTGAAGCGATCTCTCCAGTTCCTTTCGAGATCTAA
- the rpmB gene encoding 50S ribosomal protein L28, with translation MSRCEITGKGPVVKNLVSHSNIKTKSTAQPNVQKKRIFSRVLNQMVRLQIATSAIRDMEHVGGFDNYILNSDDSKLSKRAMAVKLRIKKKISSK, from the coding sequence ATGAGCAGATGTGAAATTACTGGAAAAGGCCCTGTTGTTAAGAACTTGGTGTCTCACTCCAACATTAAAACTAAATCGACAGCTCAACCAAATGTTCAGAAAAAACGCATCTTTAGCCGCGTTTTGAACCAAATGGTGAGATTGCAAATCGCTACTAGCGCGATCCGTGATATGGAACACGTTGGCGGTTTCGATAACTACATTCTTAATTCAGACGATTCCAAGCTTTCAAAAAGAGCTATGGCCGTTAAATTGAGAATCAAAAAGAAAATTTCTTCTAAGTAA
- a CDS encoding KOW motif domain-containing protein has product MKLKIKKGATVQVITGSDKGKKGSVLAVDAKNMKVQVQGVKVQTHYDKKDGLLKKEGFIDYSNVKMVEAAAKKTSKKATKSKNA; this is encoded by the coding sequence ATGAAATTGAAAATTAAAAAAGGCGCGACTGTACAAGTTATCACTGGCTCTGACAAAGGTAAGAAGGGTTCAGTTTTGGCTGTTGATGCTAAAAATATGAAAGTTCAAGTTCAAGGTGTGAAAGTACAAACACACTACGACAAAAAAGACGGTCTTTTGAAAAAAGAAGGCTTCATCGACTACTCAAATGTGAAGATGGTTGAAGCTGCTGCGAAAAAGACTTCTAAAAAAGCTACTAAGTCTAAAAACGCGTAG
- a CDS encoding carbon-nitrogen hydrolase family protein, producing the protein MSSELVVAAVQMTSVDDVEANLKQIETQLAEIFKNSQPRFVSFPENCLYLRVAEGEKIEGLTLSHSAFSKLSELAKKYNTHLHLGSVPLYVEGHLYNSSVLVTPSGDAQPTYQKLHLFDIQLEGQKPIRESDVFRHGQKPNIIEVDGWRIGEAICYDVRFAELFSQYARQEVDLILLPAAFLVKTGEAHWEILLRARAIESQSYVMAAAQGGTHRSTKTGATRETYGHSLIIDPWGTVVGQVAERAQGATVAKLSRERIDKVRQQIPMKFHRRLQLPKV; encoded by the coding sequence ATGAGTTCAGAGTTGGTCGTCGCAGCAGTGCAAATGACATCAGTTGATGATGTCGAGGCCAACCTGAAACAAATCGAAACTCAGCTCGCAGAGATTTTTAAAAATTCTCAACCGCGCTTTGTGAGTTTTCCGGAAAACTGTCTTTATCTTCGTGTCGCTGAGGGCGAAAAAATCGAGGGACTGACTCTTTCTCATTCGGCATTTTCTAAACTTTCTGAGTTAGCAAAAAAATACAATACGCATTTGCACCTGGGTTCCGTTCCTCTCTATGTCGAGGGGCACCTTTATAACTCTTCGGTGCTTGTGACTCCGTCGGGAGACGCTCAGCCCACGTACCAAAAGCTGCACCTGTTTGATATTCAGCTTGAAGGGCAAAAACCTATTCGCGAGTCTGATGTTTTCCGTCATGGGCAAAAGCCGAACATCATCGAAGTCGACGGCTGGCGCATTGGTGAAGCGATTTGTTACGACGTGCGTTTTGCCGAGTTGTTTTCTCAATACGCGCGCCAAGAAGTGGATTTGATTTTGTTGCCTGCGGCCTTCCTTGTGAAAACGGGGGAAGCTCACTGGGAGATTTTGCTTCGTGCACGTGCAATTGAGAGTCAATCTTATGTGATGGCGGCGGCTCAAGGTGGCACTCATCGAAGTACTAAGACCGGGGCGACTCGTGAAACTTACGGTCATAGTTTGATTATTGATCCGTGGGGCACAGTGGTGGGGCAAGTGGCAGAACGTGCTCAAGGCGCCACAGTCGCGAAGCTTTCTCGTGAGCGTATCGACAAGGTCCGCCAACAGATCCCGATGAAATTCCATCGTCGTCTTCAGTTGCCTAAAGTCTAG